One region of Rhodohalobacter mucosus genomic DNA includes:
- a CDS encoding methylmalonyl-CoA mutase family protein — MTAASLFDGHDASINIMRRILQSSGAEVIHLGHNRSVHEIVHCAIQEDAQGIAISSYQGGHMEYFKYMVDLLRENDASHIRVYGGGGGVIVGSEIKELHDYGVSRIFSVEDGSTMGLQGMINYMMKECDYDTNELSPAPVERISQKDTVAVARSISALENHHENLIRFEGDKLMAGDEVLSAEDGQMIPVLGITGTGGAGKSSLTDEIIRRFLTEFDDITIGVISVDPSKLRTGGALLGDRIRMNSIDTERVFMRSMATRKSNKSVSDAVKGTIEIYKTAGYDLIIVETSGIGQSGAEIVDICDIPIYVMTHEYGAATQLEKINMLDLAELVVLNKFEKKGSLDALRDIRKQIQRNRGEWHSKPESMPVYPTIAAQFNDEGVHRLFSSIADRINHHFPLDWKTKLYTNSTPAEDLHTQAVIPGKRQRYLSEITETLQNYHQWADQQVEIAEKLDQVRGTISQINSWNPDDRELLLSRLEEMEEHWSVKLDPLPVRILEGWDELYSKYRQDTFDVKIRDKVIKNELFRESLSGTKIPRISLPKTNNLGERLKFALKENLPGYFPFTAGVFPFKREGEDPTRMFAGEGTPERTNRRFHYVSEGMPAARLSTAFDSVTLYGEDPDHRPDIYGKIGNSGVSICTLDDMKKLYSGFELTAPTTSVSMTINGPAPMILAMFMNTAIDQEVERYLKQHGEWDAAKEKMRKIFSEKDLPQPGYEMDLPDTNDGFGLGTLGISGDQLVSRDVYEKIKADTLQVVRGTVQADILKEDQAQNTCIFSTEFALKMMGDVQKYFTQNRVRNYYSVSISGYHIAEAGANPITQAAFTLANGFTYVEYYLSRGLNVDDFAHNLSFFFSNGLDPEYAVIGRVARRIWSVAMKNKYSANERSQKLKYHIQTSGRSLHAQEIQFNDIRTTLQALMAIYDNCNSLHTNAYDEAITTPTEGSVRRALAIQLIINKELGMTKNENPLQGSYIIEELTDLVEEAILTEFDRLTERGGVLGAMESMYQRGKIQEESLYYESLKHSGELPIIGVNTFKSDVKSEEEEREIELIRSTEDEKLQQINTLRAFQKRNEKESEEAIQRLKQTARSNGNLFEELMETVKVSSLGQISHALYEVGGQYRRNM; from the coding sequence GTGACAGCGGCCAGCCTTTTTGATGGCCATGATGCAAGCATCAATATCATGAGGCGTATTCTTCAAAGCAGCGGAGCTGAAGTGATACATCTGGGCCACAACCGTTCCGTGCACGAAATTGTACACTGTGCCATTCAGGAAGACGCACAAGGCATTGCCATCAGCTCTTACCAGGGCGGCCATATGGAGTATTTTAAGTATATGGTGGACCTTCTTCGCGAGAATGACGCTTCCCATATCCGGGTGTATGGCGGTGGAGGTGGCGTAATAGTAGGCAGTGAGATTAAGGAACTGCACGACTACGGCGTTTCAAGAATCTTCTCTGTAGAAGACGGCAGTACGATGGGATTGCAGGGAATGATCAATTACATGATGAAAGAGTGCGATTACGATACCAACGAGCTTTCGCCTGCTCCCGTTGAACGGATATCACAAAAAGACACGGTAGCGGTTGCGCGATCCATTTCCGCGCTGGAAAATCATCACGAGAACCTGATTCGTTTTGAAGGGGATAAGCTGATGGCAGGCGATGAGGTCCTTTCAGCAGAAGATGGACAAATGATTCCGGTTCTGGGGATTACAGGTACCGGGGGTGCGGGTAAAAGTTCACTCACTGACGAGATCATCCGTAGGTTTCTGACTGAATTTGATGACATCACCATTGGCGTTATATCCGTTGATCCGTCCAAGCTGAGAACCGGTGGAGCACTTTTGGGCGACAGAATCAGAATGAACAGTATTGATACGGAACGCGTGTTCATGAGAAGTATGGCAACGCGTAAATCAAACAAATCGGTGAGTGATGCTGTTAAGGGAACAATAGAGATCTATAAAACTGCCGGTTACGATTTGATCATTGTTGAGACAAGCGGTATAGGTCAGTCAGGGGCCGAGATTGTGGATATTTGTGACATTCCGATCTATGTGATGACGCATGAGTACGGCGCAGCCACCCAGCTTGAGAAAATAAACATGCTTGATCTGGCAGAGTTGGTGGTACTCAACAAATTTGAAAAGAAAGGTTCTCTTGATGCACTGCGCGATATCCGCAAACAAATTCAGCGAAACAGGGGAGAGTGGCACTCGAAACCTGAATCGATGCCCGTTTATCCGACAATAGCGGCTCAGTTTAACGATGAGGGAGTACACAGACTGTTTTCCTCAATTGCAGATCGCATCAATCACCATTTTCCGCTTGATTGGAAAACGAAACTCTATACAAATTCAACACCTGCAGAAGACCTTCATACCCAGGCCGTTATTCCGGGTAAAAGGCAGAGATACCTCTCTGAAATAACTGAAACTCTTCAGAATTATCATCAGTGGGCGGATCAGCAGGTTGAAATAGCTGAAAAACTAGACCAGGTTCGCGGTACCATCAGCCAGATCAACAGCTGGAACCCCGACGACAGGGAGTTGCTGCTTTCAAGGCTCGAAGAGATGGAGGAGCACTGGAGCGTTAAGCTGGATCCTCTGCCTGTCAGGATATTGGAGGGATGGGACGAGCTCTATTCAAAATATCGTCAGGACACGTTTGATGTAAAGATTCGCGATAAAGTGATCAAGAATGAACTTTTCAGGGAATCACTAAGCGGAACCAAAATTCCCCGAATTTCGCTGCCGAAAACCAATAATCTGGGTGAGCGGCTGAAATTTGCACTTAAAGAAAACCTGCCGGGATACTTTCCATTTACTGCAGGGGTATTTCCGTTTAAAAGAGAGGGAGAGGACCCAACCCGTATGTTTGCCGGCGAAGGAACACCGGAGCGTACAAACCGCAGGTTTCACTACGTAAGCGAAGGAATGCCGGCCGCAAGGCTGTCAACAGCTTTCGATTCGGTTACGCTCTATGGAGAAGATCCCGACCACAGGCCTGACATCTATGGCAAAATCGGCAATTCTGGCGTCAGTATCTGTACGCTCGATGATATGAAGAAGCTCTATTCCGGCTTCGAACTTACTGCACCGACCACATCTGTATCGATGACCATCAACGGCCCTGCACCCATGATTCTGGCCATGTTTATGAATACGGCCATCGATCAGGAGGTGGAGCGATATCTGAAACAGCATGGCGAATGGGATGCAGCCAAAGAGAAAATGCGAAAAATTTTCAGTGAAAAAGATCTACCGCAACCGGGTTATGAGATGGATCTACCGGACACAAACGATGGTTTTGGGCTGGGAACACTGGGCATCAGCGGCGATCAACTGGTAAGCAGGGATGTTTACGAGAAGATTAAGGCCGATACTCTGCAGGTAGTCCGCGGAACGGTTCAGGCAGATATCCTGAAAGAGGATCAGGCGCAGAATACATGTATTTTTTCCACCGAATTTGCCCTTAAAATGATGGGGGATGTGCAGAAATATTTTACTCAGAATCGTGTCAGAAACTACTATTCGGTATCGATATCGGGCTATCACATTGCAGAAGCCGGTGCCAACCCCATTACGCAGGCTGCATTTACGCTTGCAAACGGCTTTACCTATGTAGAGTACTATCTATCGAGAGGGCTGAACGTGGATGATTTTGCACACAATCTGTCCTTCTTTTTCAGCAACGGACTCGATCCGGAATACGCTGTGATTGGACGCGTGGCGAGGAGAATATGGTCGGTTGCCATGAAGAATAAATACAGCGCAAATGAGCGGTCGCAAAAGCTGAAGTATCATATACAAACCAGCGGCCGGTCACTTCATGCTCAAGAGATCCAGTTTAACGACATACGCACTACGCTTCAGGCCCTGATGGCTATCTATGATAACTGTAACTCGCTGCACACCAACGCATACGATGAAGCGATAACCACACCGACCGAGGGGTCGGTACGCAGGGCTCTGGCCATACAGCTTATCATCAACAAGGAACTCGGGATGACAAAAAATGAGAACCCGCTGCAGGGTTCCTACATTATTGAAGAACTTACGGATCTTGTTGAAGAGGCCATCCTCACCGAGTTTGACAGGCTGACAGAGCGCGGAGGAGTGCTGGGGGCTATGGAAAGTATGTACCAGCGCGGAAAAATACAGGAAGAGAGTCTTTACTATGAATCACTTAAGCATTCTGGAGAACTGCCCATTATTGGCGTAAACACCTTTAAAAGCGATGTAAAAAGTGAAGAGGAAGAGAGAGAAATTGAGCTGATAAGGTCAACCGAAGATGAAAAACTACAGCAGATCAACACGCTTCGTGCATTCCAGAAACGTAATGAGAAAGAGTCTGAAGAAGCCATCCAACGGCTGAAGCAGACCGCAAGGTCGAACGGAAATCTGTTTGAGGAACTGATGGAAACCGTAAAAGTCTCTTCATTGGGTCAGATATCCCATGCCCTGTATGAGGTAGGGGGGCAATACCGTCGGAATATGTAA
- a CDS encoding Ig-like domain-containing protein, which produces MRPLQISAFIILLLFLYGCATPMGPSGGEPDRTGPVIIGTSPENGTTNFDGDEISFEFNEFIDRNSFRNNVSIEPDLAIELDYSFRRKTATVKFQDDLPENTTVVVKVGVDVADARRNDMGESFDLAVSTGDVLDSGEVTAKVLDARTGSGESGKRVFLYREPVDFSERAMYVAQSDTAGSISFGYLSEGIYRAIWVDDLNRNRIWDPEREPAQPFTEEEFRVVQDQTIDLGSLYYLVPDTTAPAIDGVGLLSENRLRIRMSENVTWDEESYFSVTDTLGNEFTRAYPLYLSESDPGVMFAQSVNALTEDSVFTVQPNGFTDNAGNSLTVRTDPFIGSSEPDTTALRTVSHNSGSGLFPDESLEITYTRFIDDESVIDSLLVFEGDQMFDNWPATEIDRHILRISPAEDVWESGLRYEFRVWNPWDLAREQINPEFWQRNQLGGIEVSLENVRSDESRRYIQINDAENSIRVDSVFTGNGPILIDNLPPLTYNITVYEDLNDNGSWNSGSITPFEAPEPYTVRRNVPVREGFTSEVTVEFSVFGARSDSTQTEPEISSESVIEESEN; this is translated from the coding sequence TTGCGCCCACTACAGATCTCCGCTTTTATCATCTTACTCCTGTTTCTTTACGGATGCGCCACTCCAATGGGGCCGAGCGGCGGAGAACCGGACCGTACGGGACCGGTTATCATCGGCACATCGCCTGAAAATGGTACCACAAACTTTGATGGAGATGAGATCAGCTTTGAATTCAATGAATTCATAGACAGAAATTCGTTTCGCAATAACGTAAGTATTGAACCGGATCTTGCGATTGAACTCGATTACAGTTTTCGAAGAAAGACGGCTACCGTAAAGTTTCAGGATGATCTTCCTGAAAATACCACGGTGGTTGTAAAAGTGGGAGTGGATGTAGCCGATGCAAGGCGAAACGATATGGGCGAATCGTTTGACCTCGCGGTATCAACGGGTGATGTGCTTGACAGCGGTGAGGTAACGGCAAAGGTACTTGATGCACGGACGGGAAGCGGAGAAAGCGGCAAGCGGGTTTTTCTGTATCGCGAACCGGTAGATTTTTCGGAACGGGCGATGTATGTGGCTCAATCCGATACAGCCGGCAGCATATCATTTGGATATCTGAGTGAGGGAATATACCGGGCCATCTGGGTGGATGACCTGAACAGAAACAGAATCTGGGATCCCGAACGTGAACCGGCACAGCCTTTTACTGAAGAGGAATTCCGTGTAGTACAGGATCAAACCATCGATCTTGGCTCACTCTATTACCTGGTTCCGGATACCACCGCACCCGCAATTGATGGGGTGGGGCTTCTGTCTGAGAACCGGCTCCGTATCAGGATGTCGGAAAACGTAACCTGGGATGAGGAATCCTATTTTTCAGTGACGGATACCCTGGGCAACGAATTTACTCGGGCCTATCCGCTTTATCTCTCTGAATCTGATCCGGGTGTGATGTTCGCCCAGTCTGTAAATGCACTTACTGAAGATTCCGTATTCACGGTTCAGCCCAATGGGTTCACCGATAATGCCGGTAACAGCCTGACAGTGAGAACAGACCCGTTTATAGGATCGTCTGAACCCGACACTACCGCTTTACGTACGGTTTCACACAATTCAGGAAGCGGCTTGTTTCCGGACGAATCCCTTGAAATTACCTATACCCGATTCATTGACGATGAATCGGTGATTGATTCTTTACTTGTATTTGAGGGTGATCAGATGTTCGATAACTGGCCCGCAACTGAAATTGATCGTCATATTCTGCGAATCTCTCCGGCTGAAGATGTCTGGGAAAGCGGGCTTCGCTACGAGTTCAGAGTGTGGAATCCGTGGGACCTTGCACGTGAACAGATCAATCCCGAATTCTGGCAGCGAAACCAGCTGGGCGGCATTGAAGTTTCTCTTGAAAACGTGCGCAGCGATGAGAGCAGACGATATATTCAGATCAATGACGCAGAAAACAGTATCCGGGTTGACTCCGTTTTCACGGGAAATGGCCCCATACTGATCGATAATCTCCCTCCGTTGACCTATAACATCACCGTATATGAAGACCTGAATGACAATGGCAGCTGGAACTCCGGCAGCATAACACCTTTTGAAGCGCCCGAACCCTACACAGTAAGAAGAAATGTGCCTGTCAGGGAAGGATTTACCTCCGAAGTGACGGTGGAATTCTCTGTTTTCGGAGCCCGCAGTGATTCAACCCAAACAGAACCGGAAATCAGTTCTGAGTCAGTCATAGAGGAATCGGAGAATTAA